From the genome of Phalacrocorax carbo chromosome 5, bPhaCar2.1, whole genome shotgun sequence:
ATCTAATACCACTTCTGGTTACCATCAAGTTACACCCTTTGCGTCTTTACAACTTCTAGGGAGTCACATCCTCTGTGAAATACCAAATGATTCTTCCATAACCTAATctatcatttttttctttgaaactttTTTAGCAGATTAAAATATACCTCCTTGTAAGAAAATTGCCGTATTTTCTGAGGCTAGCTCAGCTGGCAGAGCCTGAATAAGCTGTAGGCTTATAGCAGCCTCTTGTGGCAAAAGTAGTATACACATAATAATTAAGAACTATTGAAATTAAGAGCTATTGACTCTTGATGTGAGTCATAAACCTCTATAAAATCTTCAAGTGTTAGCAAACAACTGGAGAGTTTGGAGAGTCTCTCTTAGCTGGAGAGTCAGCAATACTGAGGCTTCAGAATTGTAAGTCTTTCTCTTCAATTGAAGAATGAACTAAATGGTGGTAGCCTGTTATAAATGAAGTGCCAGACTGATATTTCTGTTAATAAAATTATCTAGAAGTTTTTCGTTAAAATTCAGCAAGAATGGAATAATGACCAGGAGTAGAACCCGTAGCCAGGtttcacaagaaaaacaaacacactgtTAGGTTTAATCATCGATCTCTGCgtggttttgctgaaaaaagggaaaactatGACTGGTTTCACTAGGGAAGTCAAAGTGCCTTTGGAGTTTAACTGCTTTCGGTCTTGCTCAGCTACTGAAGAGTACATGCCTGGTTTGATAATGTATTCTGCAGAATGCTGGCACGGCAGCAGCCCTTCAGTTGCCAGTGGGGAGGACAAGAAACAGTCAATGCCATAGGCCCGAAGGCAAAACCAATTGAACCCTGGTATCTGCAGAGAATCCCATGACACCTACCCTCTTCAAAAAAGATTTAACTCACAAGTGGTCCAAATCAGTAAGTGCACATTCCTCCAGCTAAACTGATCAGCTGCAAATATCTGTCCTGCTCGCGCTAAGTAGGAGAGAATAGTCTAAAAGATGCAGGAAGGGAACGGGAGGGATGGCAGCATGTTGAAACAATGGTCCTTGAGGACAGCGAGGTTTTCAAAACCAAGAGGCAATTTACTGTGAACCTGTTATGCACAGCAGGAACAATCACAGTACAGGTGTTGCAGATGACACTGATTAGAccaaggaatatttttttttttttaatattctagaAATATACTCCTCTACCACTGAAACTAGAGATGAGCTCAGTAAATGCTTGGGCTTATGTGCGTACCAGTTTCCAgaacttctgtgttttgtacACCAGGGAGAGGTTACGGTGTCTGAAGTTATTTGCAAATCTGTGCAAGTGACTTgagaagaactggctgaacaagtACAGCTTGGAAGGGATAGAGGCTTTAAACAACAGTTagtatgtatttattaaaatcaaGCCTTTTGTTATAGTTTTTTACTGTAACTTCCCAGGCTCACCATGTGTAATTTCTTCCCCATTTCATCTGCTGCAGTTTGATGCAAGAGTCAGAAAAATCACAATTCAGACCTCCGTCTGCACACTTAACAGCATATGCTGTGGTTCACTGCAGACCAGTTCAGAGTTGCACACCGATGGGTTCCCGAACAGCTCTGTTGAGCACCACTAGTCTGGGAGTGTCAGGTGCCTAAAGGTAGAGACTATTCCTTGCCCAAGAGGAAATTCACCCCTACAGGGAAGGCCAGCAAAATGTGTGTGTCTTACTCAGGCTGTCAAACAGGATATGTGACATTATCAAGTTCACCAACATGTTGAACCAATCGacactgaaatctgttttcacCGCTTTCATTGCCACTTGGCTTCAGTCATTCCCATCTCTGTAAGTTCTTTTGAGGTCTACAGATAAAAACCACCGCATATTAACCAATACTGTGTCCATCAAAATGATGAAATAAAGATcgacagaagaaataatttcctgaaaCCATGCCATTCTTGCTGAATGCCTGCATCACTTGTAATAACCCCCAAGAAGCCTGAAAACAGTCTTCCTGCAAGGTTTTTTCTAGCAAACCACCTGTGTTTCTTACGTTCTGAATTTAGCTATAgttctaatttaaaaaaggaaagcaaagtaCTAAATTACAACTTGAACTAAATAAAGCAAACTCCCTGAAACAGAAGGCCCAACTGATTCATCATAGTATTACCAATGATCATACAAACACAAACTAAAATGACACAGAATGGAGGGCACAAACAGGATGAAAAACTAAGTTGTCTATTATTTAGAAGTTCAAAACGCAGTTTTAGCTGTCCTGTTTAGCAGAACACcttaataaatagaaataaattagaGAAAATAACTCACCTGACAGTGTGCCTGTCAAAATATAACAGATGAGTAGAAGACTGACTTGGTTGAAAAGGGAGTGCTCTTCATTATATAATGTTCTTAATTCTAATACATTTAAGCAGTGGAGTTTAGTTTGTTCTCTATACAAATCTCTCAGATTCCCTCCAAAGCCTAGTAAGTGCTATTGAACAAAAAGCAAGTGTGAAACACTACTTGTAACACCACCACGGGACAACATCCAACAGGGGTAGCAAATGAAGTAGAGCAGTTGCCGCATTTCTTGCTCCGCAAGGTATGTGTTATAGCAGAAGAGGAGCTTGCACCTGCTTTACCTTTAGTAAAACCATGAAATGAGTGTATCAAGATTAGGCCTCCGGACTTCTTGTTGGGTCCTCTTTGTACACCTCAACATTTCTGCACAGGTAGAACATGGCAGATACTTTACCTTAAAGGAGGCTTTCTGCTAGGCTGTTTGGAACTCCCCCACCACCACTCCAGGTATGTTCTGTATGTCTACGGATCCCAGGCACCACTGCAACACATGCAGGGATTCATTCTTCCAGGACTGATGCTTCCTAGCAGCCTCACAGAAACACATGCTGAGCCTATGCTGCATAACTCCTGCTTGCCAATACAAAAGACACTATAATTCCAGAACCTGAGCTACTGCATATACTTAATTCACCTGTACAGACTTGAGCTTGCTAAATGTGCACCCCTGAGAGCAGTACGCAGGACCTTTTAAACAGAACTATGACATCCATAAGCAATGGCCATATGACTACCTGATTTATGTCATGGAAGTAATTTCCTATAGCTCCCTCCTACATTGCAACCATCCCTACCCTGAACATACGACCTTCAACAGcttaaataacattaatttaaaaaaaaaaatcaaaccacacccaaactgaaaaatcaaataaagaaCTAGCAGAAGGGCAGTCAGATCCCTTGGTTTATTCACAGCCACTTGGCAGCAATGTTAATGTTACATGACAACATGGGTGTTTACACAACTACAATGATGAAACACTGCAATAACAGGTCAAACTCCCCCCAGCCGATCTGCACATAACTAGGACAGTAGTATTTTCACCCACTCTAGGGATATACAATAGAAACAGGGATCCCAGGTATCTCAATTCCCACAGTGTTAGACTGACTCCTTGCAGCAGGGTGCAACTCACCACAGTTGCCCATTTCTGTACTGTGCCAGGATACATCCCATCCCCTTCCAGGCACCAGAAAAGGGTGTTCAAATGGTTTCTCCACTCAGGTGTATGTTAAGCTTCCAGGGGAAGGCTGGGTATAACCTGGGAAAAGACAATCCTTTTCCTGCAAGATCTCATTTTGCGTTACATCCTTGGCCAGAACAAATTCTCAGAAGCAGATTACTTCATAGAAAGTATGTTCATAAAGGTCCTCAGACTAAGACCCTTTGATTTTTCACTGGCTGTTgattttctttagaaacaaaaaaggatAAAGACTGTAACTCTACAGTTTTTACTAATGTTCTTTCTGTAGGGAGCATGTATTAGCCACTGACATGCTAAAGTGCATGGTGCTATTTTTGGCCTTGAGAGCATGAATAATCACTTCACACATGAAGGACAGCTTTAACTCAAATCATGGTTGATCATTTACATTCATATTGATATTCATTTATCTAGAGTCAACTGGGGGAATGGGAAGTGTGCTATATATGATACAAAAGCAGAATTAGCTCTTTTCCAAATCCTGTACCAACAACTTTAGTATCCATAAAGTATATTGCTACTGTTGTCCAGGGTAACAGTGACAATATTTTAGCTACCAGTCAATTAAAGAACatgggagaaaaaacccaatcaTCTTCATGAGAGCAGCACTATTAATTTTTCCTACTTATTCCAGGTGTAACTGAATTGTTTATTGCACATACAACTAATCACCTCCTGTGATCATAATTTTATCTTTGATCAACATATGAAGTCATTTACATTTTATGGATGGATAAATTAAGCAGACATTCATGTTATTTGGTAACACTAATTCTGAGTAACCCACCTGGGATCCCTCTATTTAAGAGGGAGCGTTTTATATGTTTATAATAGATTTCCACTGTAGTCATGTGGAAAGTACACTATAAAAAGAAGCCTCATTGACAATATAAACATTTCTGAGCATCACCTTTCATATTAAGTTTATCTGGACTCCTTGGCTACAATTTTAGCCGCACATTCATCTGCAATCACtaccttaaaaaacaaaccaacaaacccccAACAGACCCAGCAGAATTCAATTTAGAGCAAGTCAGCTGAGCTACCCAAGCAACtagcagcaggaggagagcaTTATCCTCTCAGCTGGGCAGGGCTAACTATTTCCATTGTCTTTTGCCAACAGCATAAGCAGACAAGGCTCAAAGATACTTCCTGTCCTTGTATTTACAATTGCTCCCCCCCTTTATTAAGCCTGACCCCTCAAGACCCTACAACTACCAGTCCATGCTCAGTCTCATCACTTTTCAGCCTCATGTCCCGTCCTACCAACCTCAGACTCCATATTCAAGTCACAGTATTCTCTGCACCGACTCCTCCCTTGTACCTGCCCTCTCATCCCAGAGGTCCAGCTCCAAGGCAGGTCCTTCCTTCACTCATCCCCCTCAAGCCCAAAGGGTTTCACACTAACAGACTATTATCACTTGGTTCTTTCTACTGCCTGGATCCCAGCAGAGGAAtctctgcagaggagctggatttccttacagaaagaaatgctgtaAGCTATTACTgcaggaaaagtattttttttccactgcatgGAAATCCTTCACAGGACTTTCTCAAGTTTGTCATGCAGTAAGCCTAAGGCACACGTTCAGCACAGAATGCTTCAGcctaaattaaaacaaaacacatgccTTTCAGTTGTGACCTGCTTTCTTAGGATCATGTTCACTTCAGCTTTGCTATCattaagttaaaaaagaaaaaaaatacagctgacagttttccagtatttcagtCAAAATTCACACAGTAAATGAAGCGTTAAGACTTCTGGCATTGAGTAATTACTGTACACTAGCAAAGCCAGGTTAGACGCCatgatattttaataaatcCCAAGTACATTTAGTAACTCTTCTTATAATTTTATTGTCAATGacagaaatacagtaaataaGGCATGCAGCTTTTGATCATTTTAGTACAGTGTGCTAAGTGCTATTTAGAATAGAAACTCACTTTTAAGTAAACATGAGTATTTTATGAGTATCTTAACATTTCCGTGGCTGTTGAATAGTGTAAATTCTTTTAGGCAGTATGAACTTCTCCAAGGCAGGCTGTGGCTTTTGGTGAGGCACTTGTAATGCTGCTGCATGAATTCTGTGGTTCATCTGTAACATtaaggggaggggagaaagttGTGATAGGAAGAGCACAGCAAGAAAGCTGTATTCTAAATTCCATTATATGAAAGTAGTTAAAAAAGGTAGTAAAACTTAACTCCACAAAAAGTTCAAATGATCAATAAATAAAACTCATGGTGACTCTGTATATTTAAttgtaatttctgttttcaaagtgaTATTAGCCTGACTGCCTCCAgtgaactatttttttcccctccctttttagTAGTTCATAGAAATGAGCTGTCAAgataaagaaagcagagcaAATAACCAGTATGCCAGAGTTAATAGTAAGTTGCTTCAATTTCTTATTTTCCCAGGTTCAAATCATTATCATTACAGTATCTAACTATCACTTTCTAAACTACTGAGGAAGCTTCATGTATGAGATTCTGGAAAccaacaggaaaaggaaatggtaGGTCAGAACAGAGGAGATGGGacaagcagaagagaagcaggatGAACTGCATCTGCTCTCCTTAAACAAGTCTAAGCAAAAATTAAAGATCTACATGCTAAAGCTATAATCACATTTGCTGATGAAAGGCTTATGCTGAAATGATGCAACTGTGGTTTTACCAAGCTCTAAGGATGAGGAACTCTTGTACGCTTCAGAATCTAAACACTGGTGTACGAAATATAGGTGGCAACTGTCAGATCTTCAGATTAGCATGCAAATTAAAAAGCTGCTTGTTAAATCAGCTCTTGCAAAGTGTAGGTTTAAGAGACTGCATCAACAGCCTAGCAAGAGACACTGGACAGTAGTTGCAAACATAAAGGTGAATAGAAGGGTCAACAGCTTTGCGACACAAATGTTTAAGTTATCTTGTAGTATTTCCAAGGGAGGAGCCAAGATGATGCTTGACTATCTAGTGTCAGGCCTTGGGTGAAATAGCTGCGTATGTGGGAACAGTGGAATACACTGTGCCTGTTGTTTTGGGGATCATTTACAGTCGTTGGACATTAGCTCACCATCTTGGGATCCACTGTGCCCTTGTCAGTGACACTACCCACCTCCCTCAAGAATCTATCCTTTTGCCTCTCTAAGTTGGACCCTTACAGAAGTTAAAGCTATTTCTACAGTGGGATAAAGAACTGAAGACTAGGTTTTGCTCTGGGTTGtaatcccagctctgccacgAACGTACTATGTCACTGACAGTTCTTCCCCGCATTTCAATAAATCTATATCAACATACCTCTTCAGAAAAAGGACACACCTTAACATCTTGCTGTACTTTTCTGTAACAGGTATACAGAACTACCCTGGGGCTACTTAGTGTTAAATAGGAATGGAACCAACCatagcagcaaaaggagggaaGGCTAGTTACTTTTCAGCCACCTAGCTAAAGAAACAGATCATCTCAAGAACAGCAGTAGATGACCAACCTACCAGTGTCAGATGACAGCACTTTTAAGGAAAATTCACATTTTGTGAtagttttttgggggttttgtttgtttgttttttgttttttaatgttcagCTTTATGGAAAAGCCCTGACAAATGTGTATCTTGTTCTTCCAGATGTACTTACTTTGCCCAGAACTTCTGCTAGCAAGACACCCATGTTCCGAGTTTTTGAAAAAGTGGCAACAGCACtgtaaagcaaaagaaaacattgtttaGCATTTTCATCTCACAGAAACACTTGTCACTTTCATTTTCCAGACTtaatacaaaacattttgtagTAACAAGTCAGGTTTTGGAGCTAAATCCTTTAATTGCATTAAAGACTatatgatattaaaaaaaggtatGCTGCCTCAGAATAAAACAACGCAAAATCCGTGTTGCAGGCTGTTTTATACAAAAATCTCTAAAACATCCTTAAGTACCTCAAAAGGGATTTGacaatgtaattttctttattcCAATCTAGATCTATTAAGAAATTCACCCTCTGCTTTTGGGGAATGTTTTCTTTGACAACAGCAGTTTGTCGAGCAAGAACTTTTTGTGCAAGATTATCCCACTAACTTCTTTGTATTCCAGTGAAGAACAGCCACATTACCAATATTCCACAGATGGTTTATCTGTGGATATGAAATCCTTTAGTTCAGCAATAGGAAGAACTCTGGATTGCACATTCTTCTGATGATACCATTATTTGCAGCGACACCTCTGTTGCTTAAAATAGAGTCAAAAAAACCTTATTACCCTTACACATGGAGCCAGACACATTAAATGTGACTCTTGAAAAAGCCGATACTGCTTTAGTTAAGTTAATGATTCTGTGGATGAGGCAAGACATTTCCTACCGAAATTTCAATTCAGCAATCCATGCAGTTTACCACACTGACAAATATAAGTTATTCAAGATCTGCTTATGCCATCACATAACTATGACTATGAAAAAGACAGCAGCAAAACTACACCTGGACAAGTGGCaatcaaagcaaataaaaaccttCTAACTCCAGAAAAACCGtaaaccaaaaaaagcccccaagttattaataaacaacaaaaacccaagaaCACACCAAACTTTGAATCATTTCTCTTAAATAGTGAGGTACAGCGAAATGTATTGTCAGAAAACTATCAGGCAGGCATCTAGTTATTAACACGATGCATTATGTTCTATGGCAACTTTAgagcaagcttttttttttccaactaacTCCCAAAGCTCAGCTCCTGCCAAGACCAATCTCGGCTCTGAGTAGCCACTTTAAGCTATGACAGTGACTTTGAGCCTCTCAGATAATCTCAGCCAAATCAGAACTTAGAGGCAAGGGGTCTGTATATGTTGGCTACTGAACAACTTAACAGAGTTCTCTGTGACTTTGCAACCTGCCAATGAAATCCATCATCCCAACAAGGCATGTATACTATATTGAGTAACTATCGATGCTGGCACAGAGACCTAGAAAGAGGTAAGAAGTCAGTGTTAATGGCTCAGCTTTGTTccaaaaattgtattttaggTTAGTGTCCTCCAAGCCAGTGAGGaggacaaaaaaaccacacagaaaaacctACAGTGGCGATTTCTGTAGCTTGCCAAGAAATAGTGTCAATACGTCAGTGTTAAATATGGCTAAAACCAGTTAATTTAGAATTTATCAAGCTGATAacattttagaggaaaaaataaaatcctatcTTGGTCCAAAAGTTGTCAGTCATAAGCTTCCCTTTTAACTCCTGGCAAAATTATCTATTTCACAATGACATTACTAGATTACAGTACTTTGTAGTGACTGTCAGACACACTGATACTACGATTGCAATGTACACACAGAAATTCAACTAACAAGGAAGCCTTCTTGACAGCAGCTAAAGATATTCAGAAATGCCAGAGGTAACTCTGTTTATCAAAAGTAATAGAGGCAACTTAAATCTCAGTGTGGGGAAAGAAGTGGGAATCAAAACAAAGTCACCTGGACCACTTACCTAGCCTGTCTAATCCAAGCTTTTTCAATGGTCACGTGGGGACTACAGAAACTACATAGTATAGGTGGCTTCTTTCATATAGGTAAAAAGTAACCGATGTCCCTAAATCCCCAGCAGTGGAAGGAGTAATTCACAGCTTTCAGGATAGTTCCAAGATATGCTTTAATAAAGACATGATTCTAGACCTGCTCCTAGTTTGGACAGGCCTCTTCAGCAAGCCCAGAGCAAGCTATCATGAGGATAATACAAAGACAGCTTGTATGGAGTT
Proteins encoded in this window:
- the DAPL1 gene encoding death-associated protein-like 1; amino-acid sequence: MVRRKRASPPPPPGRRPPAVKAGGMRVSKKQDNGPVEKHAKPPGKEKTSAVATFSKTRNMGVLLAEVLGKMNHRIHAAALQVPHQKPQPALEKFILPKRIYTIQQPRKC